The sequence GGGTCTTGCCTACGTCGTGGTGGGTGGCGGGGTGCCGGTTTCTGGTGCCGGTGGTCGTCCTGGGCCGGGCGGCTGGGTTTCGGTGCACGGGCCGGACACACAAGGTGCGGACGGTTGTGTCGGAACCCGCGCCGGACGTGAGTCGGTGGCAGTGTCTGGCCGGGACGCGTGGTCTTCTCCCAAGGCTTACGCCGGTCAAGCAGACCGGTGGGGCGTCCCGGTCACCGGACAGGTGATCGACGTTGAGCCGGATCAACGCGCCCTCGATGAAGGGGAGTTCACTGTCGTGGTCGATCCACGCGGATCGCTGCTGCAGCTTGTGATGCATCCGGTCCCAGGCGAGGGTCTCGGCCTTGCCGTAGCGGGCCGTGTCGTTCACCGTGACTACAGAGGGCCCGGGGCCAGGAGGCGGGCCTGGCCAAGCTGAACTCCTTGCCATGCCTGGGCGGCCGCCCACCTCGGGGACAGGACTGGGCGTACTCCTTGAGCGAGGGCGCAGGCCGTCGCAGGACACGGTCCGAACGCAGCCGCCCGACCAACTCGACCGGCAGGTCGCGCAGCACCCAGGCCAGGCACACGTCGTAGCCCGCGTCCATCACGGCCAGGATGTTCCGGTCACCTCTCTGCCACTGGCCGGCCGCGACCAAGCGCTCGACCACGTCCCGCAGCCGGCCTGTGGTGACGGCCGCGGCATCGTCCACCGGCCCGAGCCGGACCGCGTCCCGGACCTGCGTCCACGACGTACGGTCCGAGGTGAACACGGCAACGAACGAGTACGGCCAGCCCGGCACCACATGGCCCGAAGAGCGGCCGTTACGGCCGTGGACCAGGCAGAACAGCACGGCCTCAGGAGCACACCTTGTCTCTGCTGTTCCCGGGCCCCGCAGCAGACCTTTGCGAACCGCGCCGTTCACCGCAGGGCGGGTCAGCGCGCTGACGATCTCAAGAGAGTCGCTACTATGCTCGGCTTACTTGCCTAAAGCGAACCGGCGCGACAGTTCGATCTCTCTGGAAGAGCATGCGATCTGCCGTTGCATGAAGACCGCGTGATGCGGCAGCCGCGCATCGCATACTTTGGCTGCACTCCCGCCTTCAGCCAAAGCATTCTCCACTTCCGCGGACGCCGACGCGTCACTTCACGCGCATCATTCTGCCCGTCGGGAGGTGTCAGACTTTAATTCCGAACAGTTTTTCCGCATTTCGGAACGCAATTTTTTCCTTGGCTTCGCGTGGCAGATCGACTCCGCGGAACCAGTCGGTCTGCTCCTTTATGTCCGCGAACGGGTAGTCGGTTGCGAACATCACCCGATCCACGCTTATGTACTTCAGCAGGAGATCGAGCAGTTCGGTCTGGGGGAACGCGCTCGTCGTGACCCAGAAGTTGTCCTGGAAGTATTGCCCGATGAGCTTCTCAAGCGAGTCTTCGGTCGGCTCGCCCATGTCATTGACGATCCGCTCGTAGTAGAAGGGAAGGCCTTCGCCCATGTGGCCGATGATGACTTTCAGTTTGGGGAATCTGTCGAAAACTCCGTACGTGATCATACGAATGCATTGAGTCAGCACCTCCTGGTGCCAGCCATATCCAGACCCACTGAAAATGTAGTCTTGGTACTCTTCCTTGTATTTGGACCGTGTGGTGCTGTAGTAGATCTTGAAGACGTCGTCAGCTGGATAGCCCGGATGCAGGTAGATCGGCACATCGAGAGCAACGGCACGTGCCAGCACAGGCTCGAAATCGGGATGGTCGAGATACTTCTTCGCGATGTGTCCGTTGGTCAGTGCACCCAAGAAGCCATCTTCCCGAACCGAGCGTTCCAGTTCGTCCGCCGCCGCCTCCGGGCTCCGCAAGGGCAAGGTGGCGAAAGCCTTGAAGCGGCCCGGGTATTTGGCGATTGGCCCGTCTACAAGTTGCCGGTTAAGACGATGGGCAAGGTCGATACCCCTTTGCCCAGGGACATTTTGCACGGAGGGGGTATGAGCGGAGAGGATTTGAACGTTGAGTCCCCCCGCATCCATATCACCAATGCGGCGTTGACCTAGATCCGCAAGACCAATTCCCTCAAGGAACGCTATGTGATCCTGATTGATGGAGTTCAGCTTCAACAGCGTGGGAGTCGAAAAGGTCTCCTCCGTGCCGATGAAGGGCAGGTCCCGGTCTCGCAATGCAATGTCCGGAGTCTTGTCCGGAGTCTTGTTCCCGTCCGCTGCCGAAACGGCGGCATACGCGGACAAGCCGGCACCAGCGCCAAGTGCCGTGGAAGCGGCTAGAAAGCCGCGACGTCCCATAGGCTTCATGTCAGTCTCTCCTGAGGTATTTGTGTGGTGTGGTATCCGTGCGGCATCCGTCTGCGAGACACGACGGGTTACGTCGCTTATCCGGATGCCTACTTCCTACCGAGCGAACCTGAGACGAACGTTAATGCGGCCGCTCAGGCCGGTGAGCCGAGCCAGGTGCCCAGCGCACGCACCGGCGTGGTGGCGTCGAGGTCCTGCCCGGTGGGCACGGGCAAGGCCCGGGCGACGCAGCCGTCGGGCAGGATCAGCAAGGCGTCGACGTCCACCCGGTTCCGTGCGGGCGGTGACGGTGTCGACCCGTCCGGTCCACGCAGCCTCGCCGGCGTGAGGTCGATCGCCCACTTCACCGGCTCACCGCCGCTCAACTCCAGCACGTCGCTGATCAGTTCGAGCAATGCATGCTCGCCGTTGACCACACGCTGCGACAGCTCCCGCGTGCCGTCAGCACCGAGCACCACGCAGTGGTGTCGGCCTTGCCTGCATCCACACCAGCCCACAGTTGGGCACGGCCGCCTCCGAAGTCGTTTCTCTGTCTGTCGCAGGACGACCTCGCCAGCGTGTCCTCACCAAGCGATCTTTGCCGCGCATCCCAATGAGTGGCCGGGTCGTCGCGGGATGCCGGGCGGCCAATCGTTTGAAGCCACCACCGGGCTGGAGACACGATCCTCACCGCGGCCGGTACTTCAAGCCTCAGCGCCTACACGCAGACAGAGCTTACGATCGCGCCGACCTGCGCCGACCTGCGCAGATGGCTCCGACGGCTCCGACGGCTCCGACGGCTCCGACGGCTCCGACGGCAACGTAACGGAGTTCGCATCGCCCGGGCGGGAATCGAATCCAGCGAGTGATCAAGGCGTCGGAGGTGGGTGATCCAGCGCACGATGTCGTGGCTGGCCGGTTACCGCAGACTCAGTCCCCGCTACGAGCGCCGACCCCGCAACTGCCTGGCGTTTCTCGGACTTGCCGCCGCCCTCTGCTGTTACAAACGCCTCGTCCGCCTCACCACGTAGGACACGATCTTCGGCGTCCGTAAGAGCACGGCCCGCGGGCACCACAGCGGCGATGCTCTAATCCTGACCTCAGGTTGATCGGGGACAATGAGCGGAAAAAGCAATCGACTGGAAGGGGGGCGGGCCGGCGTGCGGATCATGATCGCGGATGACGAGGCGGCCATCCGTGAGTCGCTGGAGCGGGTGCTCCAGGTCGAGGGTTACGACACCAGCACCGTCGCCAACGGTTTCGCCGTGCTCGACGGGGTCGGTGGTGACGCGCCGGATCTGCTGCTCCTCGACGTGATGATGCCCCGCCTCGGCGGGTTGGAGACCTGCCGGCGGTTGCGGGCCGCGGGCCGGGATCTGCCGGTGCTGATGCTGACCGCCCGTGACCAGGTCTCCGACCGGGTCGCGGGGCTGGACGCGGGCGCCGACGACTACCTGCCCAAGCCGTTCGCCACCGAGGAGTTGCTGGCCCGGGTGCGGGCCCTGCTGCGGCGGCGCACGCCGGCCGACGAGGAGTCGCAGATCCTGTCGTTCGCCGACGTCCGGCTCGATCCCGACAGGTTCGAGGCGTGGCGGGGCGCGCGGCCGCTGCGTCTGACCCGGACCGAGTTCTCCCTCCTGCAGGTCCTCGTGAGCAACGCGACCCGGGTCGTGACCCGCGACGCGCTGTTCGAGGCGATCTGGGGCTTCGGCATGAGCTCCACCGCCAACAACCTCCAGGTGTACGTGAGTTACCTGCGCCGCAAGATGGAGGCCGAGGGTGAGCCGCGATTGATCTACACGCTGCGCGGCCTGGGATACACGTTGCGGGAGACCCCTCCGTGAGCAGGCACGCCGGCCGGGAACCGCGCCGGCTGACCCGATGGTGGCGCCGGCGGTCCCTGCGGGCCAGGCTGACGGTGATCGCGGCGACGGCCATCGCGGTCAGTGTGTTCGCGGCCTTCCAGGTGGCCAGCGAGCTACTGGACTGGGAGCTGAAGGACACCGCCGAGAACGAGCTGCGCGCCGACTCCCGCGTCCTGGCGACGAACGCGGAGCGCGCCGGTCTGGCGCGGGTCGAGCTACCGCCGTATCCCGGATCCGGTCGGCTGGTGCGGGTCATCCTGCCCGACGGCTCGATCCGCAAGCCGGCCGGCCAACCCGCGCTGCCCCCGGTCAGCGAGGACGCCGGGCGCGTGGCGCAGGGCGCGTCGGCCGACCTGATGGAGTCGAACGACAGCGACGAGGACGGCTACGTCATCTACACGCTGCGGGCGGGCGACGGCGCGGTCCAGGTGGCCCGCGTCGTCGACGACAGCCCGATCAACCAGTTCGGGTTCGGCATGCTGCTGATCGGGCTGCTCTGCGTGGCCGGCGGCGCCCTTGTCGG is a genomic window of Streptomyces sp. NBC_00414 containing:
- a CDS encoding amidohydrolase family protein is translated as MKPMGRRGFLAASTALGAGAGLSAYAAVSAADGNKTPDKTPDIALRDRDLPFIGTEETFSTPTLLKLNSINQDHIAFLEGIGLADLGQRRIGDMDAGGLNVQILSAHTPSVQNVPGQRGIDLAHRLNRQLVDGPIAKYPGRFKAFATLPLRSPEAAADELERSVREDGFLGALTNGHIAKKYLDHPDFEPVLARAVALDVPIYLHPGYPADDVFKIYYSTTRSKYKEEYQDYIFSGSGYGWHQEVLTQCIRMITYGVFDRFPKLKVIIGHMGEGLPFYYERIVNDMGEPTEDSLEKLIGQYFQDNFWVTTSAFPQTELLDLLLKYISVDRVMFATDYPFADIKEQTDWFRGVDLPREAKEKIAFRNAEKLFGIKV
- a CDS encoding response regulator transcription factor produces the protein MRIMIADDEAAIRESLERVLQVEGYDTSTVANGFAVLDGVGGDAPDLLLLDVMMPRLGGLETCRRLRAAGRDLPVLMLTARDQVSDRVAGLDAGADDYLPKPFATEELLARVRALLRRRTPADEESQILSFADVRLDPDRFEAWRGARPLRLTRTEFSLLQVLVSNATRVVTRDALFEAIWGFGMSSTANNLQVYVSYLRRKMEAEGEPRLIYTLRGLGYTLRETPP